Proteins encoded by one window of Govania unica:
- the topA gene encoding type I DNA topoisomerase, protein MNNVVIVESPAKAKTINKYLGKDYQVLASFGHIRDLPSKDGSVRPDEDFSMDWEVDRDSQKRMAEIAKAVKGADKLFLATDPDREGEAISWHLLEVLQAKGVLKKVETKRVVFNEITKSAILKGIDNPRDIDIELVDAYLARRALDYLVGFTLSPVLWRKLPGARSAGRVQSVSLRLVCDRELEIETFVAQEYWTVLVDMTTPEQAALTARLVELDGKKLEKFTLGNAGSADEARARIAQSVFHVAQVESKPARRFPQPPFTTSTLQQEASRKLGFSATRTMQVAQKLYEGLDIGGETVGLITYMRTDGVSIAAEALASCRDAIEQNFGKNYLPPSPREYKAKAKNAQEAHEAIRPTDLHRKPESLAGMLTDEQLKLYDLIWKRTIASQMEAAVFERTSADIRSVDNKVALRATGSVQKFDGFLKLYQEGRDDAGEDEDANILPALTSGMDLATRDVRPEQHFTEPPPRYSEASLVKKMEELGIGRPSTYASVLQVLRDRSYVRMDKNRFIAEDKGRLVTAFLESFFRRYVEYDFTASLEEKLDEISAGTIGWKEVLRAFWSDFSASVEATKDLRVTEVLDKLNDLLAPFIFRPTEDGRDPRSCPTCNVGSLSLKIGKFGAFIGCSNYPECRYTRQMADSATGGDELAEGPKLIGTDPASGLDVTIRTGRFGPYIQLGEGDKPKRASIPRDVPLENVDFDKAIALLSLPREVGLHPESGKPITTAIGRYGPYVSHDGKFVSLQSTEDVFTIGLNRAVTVIAEGNKGRGRSAPEPLRQFGDSPVTSKPVKLMSGRFGPYVTDGTTNATLPASVNLDALTLDEALAIIAARAAKGPSTKSARKPAAKKPAAKKAAAKPKAAPKATAAKKPAAKKAVAKKPAAKTTAAKKPAVKKTAKAKPE, encoded by the coding sequence ATGAACAACGTCGTCATCGTCGAATCGCCTGCCAAGGCCAAGACAATCAACAAATATCTCGGCAAGGACTATCAGGTCCTGGCGAGCTTTGGCCATATCCGCGACCTGCCGTCAAAGGACGGCTCCGTGCGCCCCGACGAAGACTTTTCCATGGACTGGGAAGTCGATCGCGACAGCCAGAAGCGCATGGCCGAGATCGCCAAGGCCGTCAAAGGCGCCGACAAACTGTTTCTGGCCACTGACCCGGATCGCGAAGGCGAGGCCATTTCCTGGCATCTGCTTGAGGTCCTCCAGGCCAAGGGCGTCCTGAAGAAGGTCGAGACCAAGCGTGTCGTCTTTAACGAAATCACCAAATCAGCCATTCTGAAGGGCATCGACAACCCGCGGGATATCGATATCGAGCTGGTGGACGCCTATCTGGCCCGCCGCGCCCTTGATTATCTTGTGGGCTTCACCCTGTCGCCGGTGCTGTGGCGCAAGCTGCCGGGCGCCCGCTCAGCCGGTCGGGTGCAGTCGGTGTCGCTCCGTCTCGTCTGTGACCGCGAGCTTGAGATCGAGACCTTCGTCGCTCAGGAATACTGGACCGTGCTCGTCGATATGACGACACCCGAACAGGCCGCCCTGACCGCTCGCCTGGTGGAGCTTGACGGCAAGAAGCTTGAGAAATTCACCCTTGGAAACGCCGGATCGGCCGATGAGGCCCGGGCCCGCATCGCCCAAAGCGTCTTCCATGTGGCCCAGGTGGAAAGCAAACCGGCCCGCCGCTTCCCGCAACCGCCCTTCACCACCTCGACCCTGCAACAGGAAGCCTCGCGCAAGCTCGGCTTCAGCGCCACCCGGACCATGCAGGTCGCCCAGAAACTTTATGAAGGCCTTGATATCGGCGGCGAAACCGTCGGTCTCATCACCTATATGCGAACCGACGGGGTGTCCATCGCCGCCGAGGCTCTGGCCTCCTGCCGCGACGCCATCGAACAGAATTTCGGCAAAAACTACCTGCCGCCAAGCCCGCGCGAATATAAAGCCAAGGCCAAGAACGCGCAGGAAGCCCATGAAGCCATCCGCCCGACGGACCTTCATCGCAAGCCCGAGTCCCTGGCCGGCATGCTGACGGACGAGCAGCTGAAGCTCTATGACCTGATCTGGAAGCGCACCATCGCAAGCCAGATGGAAGCCGCCGTCTTTGAACGCACCAGCGCCGATATCCGCTCCGTCGACAATAAGGTCGCGCTCCGCGCCACCGGGTCGGTGCAGAAATTCGATGGCTTCCTCAAGCTCTATCAGGAAGGCCGCGACGACGCCGGGGAAGACGAGGATGCGAACATCCTGCCGGCGCTCACATCAGGCATGGATCTCGCCACCCGCGACGTCCGCCCCGAACAGCATTTCACCGAGCCGCCGCCGCGTTATTCCGAAGCTTCGCTGGTCAAAAAGATGGAAGAGCTCGGCATCGGCCGTCCCTCCACATATGCCTCCGTGCTGCAGGTTCTGCGCGACCGCAGCTATGTGCGCATGGACAAGAACCGCTTCATCGCCGAGGACAAGGGACGGCTTGTCACCGCCTTCCTCGAAAGCTTCTTCCGCCGCTATGTGGAATATGACTTCACCGCCAGCCTTGAAGAAAAGCTCGACGAGATTTCCGCCGGCACCATCGGCTGGAAAGAAGTTTTGCGTGCATTCTGGAGCGATTTCTCGGCTTCTGTCGAGGCCACCAAGGATTTGCGCGTCACCGAAGTGCTCGACAAGCTGAACGATCTGCTGGCCCCCTTCATCTTCCGCCCGACGGAAGACGGCCGCGATCCCCGCAGCTGCCCGACCTGCAACGTCGGCTCCCTCAGCCTCAAGATCGGCAAGTTCGGGGCCTTCATCGGCTGCTCGAACTATCCCGAATGCCGCTATACCCGGCAGATGGCCGACAGCGCCACGGGCGGCGACGAACTCGCCGAAGGGCCGAAGCTTATCGGCACCGACCCTGCAAGCGGTCTTGACGTCACCATCCGCACCGGCCGCTTCGGACCCTATATCCAGCTTGGCGAGGGCGACAAGCCGAAACGCGCCTCCATCCCGCGTGACGTGCCGCTTGAAAATGTCGATTTTGACAAGGCCATCGCCCTCCTGTCCCTGCCGCGTGAGGTTGGTCTCCATCCCGAAAGCGGCAAGCCGATCACCACGGCCATCGGCCGCTACGGCCCCTATGTGTCCCATGACGGCAAATTCGTCAGCCTGCAATCGACCGAGGACGTGTTCACCATCGGCCTCAACCGTGCCGTCACCGTCATCGCCGAAGGCAACAAGGGCCGCGGCCGCAGCGCCCCCGAACCGCTGCGCCAGTTCGGCGACAGCCCGGTCACCAGCAAACCGGTCAAGCTCATGAGCGGCCGGTTCGGCCCCTATGTGACCGACGGGACCACCAATGCGACCCTGCCGGCCAGCGTCAATCTCGACGCCCTGACCCTTGATGAGGCGCTCGCGATCATCGCCGCCCGCGCCGCCAAGGGCCCAAGCACGAAATCGGCCAGAAAGCCCGCCGCTAAGAAACCAGCGGCGAAGAAGGCCGCAGCCAAACCAAAAGCTGCACCGAAAGCAACCGCCGCCAAAAAACCGGCAGCCAAAAAAGCCGTTGCGAAAAAGCCCGCTGCCAAAACGACTGCAGCAAAGAAACCAGCGGTGAAAAAAACCGCAAAAGCCAAACCAGAATGA
- a CDS encoding PleD family two-component system response regulator produces the protein MSARVLVVDDVLPNVKLLEAKLTSEYFDVLCATSGEEALSIIARTPPDIILLDVMMPGMDGFEVCRRIKADPRSSHIPVIMVTALDHPRDRVTGLEAGADDFLTKPVHDVALFARVRSLVRLKMLTDELVMREVTSQSLGFRPDGPIMNAGEIEDAFILLVEDQERSANRLAEAMIPVGRVELDLTGESALERATAGGHDLVVISLGLAAVDGLRICSQLRSIEETRHVPILVIVDESNSRELMRGLEIGVNDYLVRPIDRNELVARVRTQVRRKRYAEQLRKTAHQNYRMATTDAVTGLYNRHFMTSHLETLLQNAEQSGRTLSVMMMDIDYFKRINDSYGHAAGDQVLRDFAQRISRNIRGIDLAARFGGEEFVVIMPETDTDFAVMVAERLRAAIEQEPFHINTTTSQAVTVSLGIACTAGHPASLESLIARADAALYQAKNEGRNRVVVARD, from the coding sequence ATGTCCGCCCGCGTTCTCGTCGTTGACGACGTTCTCCCGAATGTCAAACTGCTCGAAGCCAAGCTCACGAGTGAGTATTTTGATGTCCTCTGCGCGACGAGCGGCGAAGAGGCTCTGTCGATCATTGCCCGTACGCCGCCTGATATCATTCTGCTGGATGTCATGATGCCTGGCATGGACGGATTTGAGGTCTGCCGCAGAATCAAGGCTGACCCACGTTCGTCGCATATTCCGGTCATCATGGTGACGGCGCTTGATCATCCGCGCGATCGGGTGACGGGGCTTGAGGCCGGGGCCGATGATTTTCTCACCAAACCCGTGCATGACGTGGCGCTGTTTGCTCGTGTGCGTTCGCTCGTTCGGCTGAAGATGCTGACCGATGAACTGGTCATGCGCGAAGTCACCAGTCAGTCTCTGGGGTTCCGTCCCGATGGTCCGATTATGAATGCGGGCGAGATCGAGGATGCCTTCATTCTGCTGGTCGAGGATCAGGAACGCTCGGCGAATCGTTTGGCCGAAGCCATGATTCCTGTCGGTCGCGTCGAGTTGGATCTGACCGGTGAGAGCGCCCTTGAGCGTGCGACTGCGGGCGGTCATGATCTTGTGGTCATCAGCCTTGGGCTTGCGGCGGTGGATGGCTTGCGCATCTGCTCCCAGCTCCGCTCCATCGAAGAGACCCGGCATGTGCCGATTCTGGTCATCGTCGATGAAAGCAATTCGCGTGAACTCATGCGCGGGCTTGAAATCGGAGTGAATGACTATCTCGTGCGGCCCATCGATCGCAACGAACTGGTGGCACGGGTGCGTACGCAGGTGCGGCGCAAGCGCTATGCTGAACAGTTGCGTAAAACGGCGCATCAAAATTACCGTATGGCGACAACGGACGCCGTGACCGGCCTTTATAATCGCCATTTCATGACCAGCCATCTTGAAACGCTGTTGCAGAATGCGGAACAGTCGGGCCGTACGCTGTCGGTGATGATGATGGATATCGATTATTTCAAGCGCATTAATGACAGCTACGGTCATGCGGCCGGGGATCAGGTGCTGCGCGATTTCGCCCAGCGCATCAGCCGCAACATTCGCGGCATTGATCTCGCGGCGCGGTTTGGCGGGGAAGAATTTGTCGTCATCATGCCGGAAACGGACACGGATTTCGCCGTCATGGTGGCGGAACGGCTGCGCGCCGCCATTGAACAAGAACCTTTCCACATCAATACCACCACCAGTCAGGCAGTGACGGTGAGCCTCGGCATCGCCTGTACCGCGGGTCACCCCGCCTCCCTCGAGTCCCTGATCGCCCGCGCTGACGCGGCGCTCTATCAGGCGAAGAATGAAGGCCGCAACCGGGTCGTCGTGGCCCGGGATTAA
- a CDS encoding response regulator: MKRLDQDQLLVDLRIEARDWIEDRLDRMSLLLGQPEVTPDALSDLRRDAHSLKGLGGSFGFPVVAVVAHRLEDYLGDLTPPVDLQARRDLQVFIDSLQDICVHHLEAGPETIRQIARGLPLRLASFDPAEVEVRDVEIMLVAPGGTATRYVRQELAACGYRVTLVGRPLEALDFALHTRPDLVVVSAILEELDGIDLICALAAMPRTRNLPLALLTSLDNDDDKLRDLPPHVPILHKGAQFSDDVAEVLIKYRII, encoded by the coding sequence ATGAAGCGTTTGGACCAGGACCAGCTGTTGGTGGATCTGCGGATCGAGGCGCGCGATTGGATCGAAGACCGGCTTGACCGCATGTCCCTGCTGCTGGGCCAGCCCGAGGTGACACCGGATGCTTTAAGCGATCTGCGCCGCGATGCGCATAGCCTGAAGGGGCTTGGCGGATCGTTTGGATTTCCGGTCGTGGCCGTTGTGGCGCATCGCCTGGAGGATTACCTCGGCGATCTCACGCCTCCGGTGGATCTGCAGGCGCGCCGGGATCTTCAGGTCTTTATCGATAGTTTGCAGGATATCTGTGTCCATCATCTTGAGGCCGGACCGGAGACGATCCGGCAGATCGCCCGTGGGCTGCCCTTGCGGCTCGCAAGCTTCGATCCCGCCGAGGTGGAGGTGCGGGATGTTGAAATCATGCTGGTGGCGCCCGGCGGCACGGCCACGCGCTATGTGCGGCAGGAGCTTGCGGCCTGCGGCTATCGCGTGACGCTGGTTGGGCGGCCGCTTGAAGCTCTTGATTTCGCCCTTCATACCCGTCCGGATCTGGTGGTGGTGTCGGCGATTCTCGAGGAACTGGACGGGATTGACCTGATCTGCGCCCTGGCGGCCATGCCGCGCACCCGGAACCTGCCGCTCGCTCTGCTGACGAGCCTCGACAATGACGACGACAAGCTCCGCGACCTGCCGCCGCACGTGCCGATTCTGCATAAAGGCGCGCAATTCTCCGACGATGTGGCCGAAGTGCTGATCAAATACCGGATTATTTAG
- the rnr gene encoding ribonuclease R: protein MKPTTKTWVPPKKAPFPSKEEILRFITETPGVVGKREIARAFHIQNDDRIVLKAILKEMTDEGMLNRGHKKAMHKGGELPKVAVVEVSGRDKDGHAIVKLDQWEGHQPLILLHEDRRIGALGNGDRALVRIERISAAVHEARIIRRLEAGVPPFMGRFNLIKSRNGGMEGRITPVDKKLRAEFSVTEDHYNGAKNGELVLAEEVRGRSGRPLGLRPARVRECLGSLDAPRSISLIAIHAHEIPVDFDPAAVREAKEAKPAPFENRTDLRQIALITVDPADARDHDDAVWAEADPDPKNPGGWHVIVAIADVGHYVRPGSALDRDARKRGNSVYFPDRVVPMLPEELSADLCSLMPGVERATLAVHMWFDADGAKIRHEFVRGIMKSAANLSYEVFQAAYDGHGTPDTDPLLESVIKPLYGAYFAVERERQRRGALELDMPERKIRLDDSGRVIDVRERERLDAHKLIENFMIAANVAAAETLEKHRELCMYRVHDEPSPEKVEALREFLETLNIKLAKGQVLSPALFNRVLERAKDSPEAHVVNQVVLRSQMQAIYAPDNLGHFGLALRRYAHFTSPIRRYSDVLVHRALISALKFGSDGLSSEDRAQFSETGELISGTERRAMAAERDSNDRYLASFLSERVGATFTGRISSATRFGLFISLDETGADGLVLISSLRGDYYHLDENRHSLTGERTGRIYRIGDPVTVTLVEATPLTGGIRLEMVEDSKSDQKLNRRVRASVTREKPKKTGKPARGKRR, encoded by the coding sequence TTGAAACCAACCACAAAAACATGGGTGCCCCCCAAAAAGGCACCCTTCCCGAGCAAGGAAGAGATTCTCCGCTTCATCACGGAGACCCCCGGCGTTGTCGGCAAGCGCGAAATCGCGCGCGCCTTCCATATCCAGAATGACGACCGCATCGTCCTCAAGGCCATCCTCAAGGAGATGACCGACGAAGGCATGCTGAACCGTGGCCATAAAAAGGCCATGCACAAGGGCGGCGAGCTGCCCAAAGTCGCCGTGGTCGAAGTCAGCGGCCGCGACAAGGACGGCCATGCCATCGTCAAGCTCGACCAGTGGGAGGGCCATCAGCCGCTCATCCTGCTGCACGAAGACCGCCGCATCGGCGCACTCGGCAACGGCGACCGCGCCCTAGTGCGCATTGAACGCATTAGCGCGGCGGTCCATGAGGCGCGGATCATCCGCCGTCTTGAGGCCGGAGTGCCGCCCTTCATGGGTCGCTTCAACCTGATCAAATCCCGCAACGGCGGCATGGAAGGCCGCATCACCCCGGTCGACAAGAAACTCCGGGCCGAATTCAGCGTCACCGAAGATCATTATAACGGCGCGAAAAACGGCGAACTGGTGCTCGCCGAGGAAGTGCGCGGACGGAGCGGACGGCCGCTTGGCCTGCGTCCAGCCCGGGTACGGGAATGCCTCGGCTCCCTCGATGCGCCGCGCTCCATCAGCCTGATCGCCATTCATGCCCATGAGATCCCGGTCGATTTCGACCCAGCCGCCGTGCGCGAAGCAAAAGAAGCCAAACCAGCCCCGTTCGAGAATCGCACCGATCTCCGTCAGATTGCGCTCATCACCGTCGACCCGGCAGACGCCCGCGACCATGACGATGCCGTCTGGGCCGAGGCCGACCCCGATCCGAAGAACCCCGGTGGCTGGCATGTGATCGTCGCCATCGCCGATGTGGGCCATTATGTGCGCCCGGGCTCGGCCCTTGACCGTGATGCTCGCAAGCGCGGCAATTCGGTCTATTTCCCCGATCGCGTGGTCCCCATGCTGCCGGAGGAACTGTCGGCCGATCTCTGCTCGCTGATGCCCGGAGTAGAACGCGCGACGCTCGCCGTCCATATGTGGTTTGATGCGGACGGCGCCAAGATCCGTCATGAATTCGTGCGCGGCATCATGAAATCCGCCGCCAACCTCTCCTATGAGGTCTTCCAGGCCGCCTATGACGGCCATGGCACCCCGGATACCGACCCGCTCCTTGAAAGCGTCATCAAACCGCTTTATGGGGCCTATTTCGCGGTTGAACGCGAACGGCAGCGGCGCGGTGCGCTTGAGCTTGATATGCCCGAGCGCAAGATCCGGCTCGACGATAGCGGCCGCGTCATCGACGTCCGCGAGCGCGAACGGCTGGATGCCCATAAGCTCATCGAAAATTTCATGATCGCCGCCAATGTGGCCGCCGCCGAGACGCTTGAAAAGCATCGCGAGCTCTGCATGTACCGGGTTCATGACGAACCAAGCCCGGAAAAGGTCGAGGCGCTGCGGGAGTTTCTCGAAACCCTCAATATCAAGCTCGCCAAGGGTCAGGTGCTGAGCCCCGCCCTCTTCAATCGCGTGCTCGAACGGGCCAAGGACAGCCCGGAGGCTCATGTGGTCAATCAGGTGGTGCTCCGAAGCCAGATGCAGGCCATCTATGCCCCGGACAATCTCGGGCATTTCGGGCTCGCGCTCAGGCGTTATGCCCATTTCACCTCGCCCATCCGGCGCTATTCCGACGTGCTCGTGCATCGCGCCCTGATCAGCGCGCTCAAATTCGGATCTGACGGGCTGTCGAGCGAGGACCGGGCGCAATTCTCCGAGACCGGCGAATTGATTTCAGGCACCGAGCGTCGGGCCATGGCCGCCGAACGCGATTCGAATGACCGCTATCTGGCCTCGTTCCTGTCGGAGCGGGTGGGGGCGACCTTCACCGGGCGAATCTCCTCCGCCACCCGTTTCGGCCTGTTCATCTCGCTGGATGAAACCGGTGCCGACGGCCTGGTGCTGATCTCGTCCCTGCGCGGGGATTATTATCACCTCGACGAAAACCGCCACAGCCTGACCGGCGAACGCACCGGCCGCATCTATCGCATCGGTGATCCGGTGACCGTGACCCTTGTGGAAGCGACTCCGCTCACTGGCGGCATTCGCCTGGAAATGGTGGAAGATTCCAAATCCGACCAGAAACTGAACCGCCGCGTCCGGGCCAGCGTGACCCGCGAAAAGCCGAAAAAGACCGGCAAACCTGCCAGAGGCAAGCGGCGCTAG
- the plsY gene encoding glycerol-3-phosphate 1-O-acyltransferase PlsY, protein MDPITPQFLGPLTETLPTWLAIIGGYLLGSIPFGLLLTHIAGLGDIRNIGSGNIGATNVLRTGNKKLALLTLLLDGGKGAAAALLAGMMHPLLGMFAAAAAFIGHLYPIWLHFKGGKGVATFLGVLLALSLPTGIATALTWALVAAGFRFSSLAALIAALASPFFAFLFSGLPLAILTASLAFLVVMRHEDNIRRLLRGEEPRIGAKKEK, encoded by the coding sequence GTGGACCCCATCACGCCCCAATTCCTCGGTCCCCTGACCGAAACACTGCCCACCTGGCTCGCCATCATCGGCGGCTATCTGCTGGGTTCGATCCCGTTCGGCCTGCTGCTCACCCATATTGCGGGCCTTGGCGACATCCGCAACATCGGCTCCGGCAATATCGGCGCGACCAATGTTCTCCGCACCGGCAACAAAAAGCTGGCGCTGTTGACCCTGCTTCTGGATGGCGGCAAGGGTGCGGCGGCGGCTTTGCTCGCCGGGATGATGCATCCGCTTCTTGGCATGTTCGCCGCGGCCGCCGCCTTTATCGGCCATCTCTATCCGATCTGGCTCCATTTCAAGGGCGGCAAGGGCGTCGCCACCTTCCTCGGCGTGCTGTTGGCGCTGTCCCTGCCGACCGGCATCGCCACGGCCCTCACCTGGGCACTGGTGGCCGCGGGGTTCCGGTTTTCATCGCTCGCAGCGCTGATCGCGGCGCTGGCCAGCCCGTTTTTCGCCTTTCTCTTTTCCGGCCTGCCGCTCGCCATCCTGACGGCTTCGCTCGCGTTCCTTGTGGTCATGCGCCATGAGGACAATATCCGCCGCCTGCTGCGCGGCGAAGAACCACGCATTGGCGCAAAAAAAGAGAAATAG
- the rpmG gene encoding 50S ribosomal protein L33 encodes MAKPTSIKIKLVSTADTGFFYVAKKNPRTKTEKLSFRKYDPVVRKHVEFKEAKIK; translated from the coding sequence ATGGCCAAGCCGACCAGCATCAAAATCAAGCTCGTCAGCACTGCGGATACCGGATTCTTCTATGTTGCTAAGAAGAACCCGCGCACCAAGACGGAAAAGCTTTCCTTCCGCAAGTATGATCCCGTCGTGCGCAAGCATGTCGAGTTCAAGGAAGCCAAAATCAAGTAA
- the pyrC gene encoding dihydroorotase, translating to MTSHVFVNVRLLDPASGLDAMGGLVVEDGKIVAAGANIRAGDAPEGATVIDGDGHCLAPGLIDSRVFVGEPGAEHKETLASASQSAAAGGVTTIITMPSTKPAIDGVSLVEYMARRRSDDVLVNVVPMAAATKRLEGKEMTEIGLLTNAGAVAFTDGRTAVADASVMMKILKYGRMFDALLVQHPEEPTLSKGVMNAGELSTRLGLSGSTPLAELLMIERDIRLAEATGGRLHFAHVTAAGSLAAVRAAKARGIRITCGVTPPHFALNELVVGDYRTFAKISPPLRAEDDRLAVIEGLKDGTIDVIASGHDPQDAESKRLPFAQAAFGAVGLETLLPVSMELYHNGYLSLLEVIDRLTRRPAELFKLPGGRLAVGAPADLVLFDPDLAIRIDADRFRSKSKNTPFDEQPAQGKVMLTMVGGRVVYSAQA from the coding sequence ATGACGTCACATGTATTTGTCAATGTCCGCCTGCTCGATCCGGCAAGCGGGCTCGATGCCATGGGCGGGCTTGTGGTTGAAGACGGCAAGATCGTCGCCGCCGGGGCCAACATCCGCGCCGGGGACGCGCCTGAGGGCGCGACCGTCATCGATGGCGACGGCCACTGCCTCGCCCCCGGTCTGATCGACAGCCGCGTCTTTGTCGGCGAACCCGGGGCCGAACATAAAGAAACCCTCGCCTCCGCCAGCCAGTCTGCGGCGGCGGGCGGTGTCACCACCATCATCACCATGCCAAGCACCAAACCGGCCATCGACGGCGTGTCGCTGGTGGAATATATGGCGCGCCGCCGCAGCGATGACGTGCTGGTCAATGTGGTCCCCATGGCCGCCGCGACCAAGCGTCTCGAAGGCAAGGAAATGACCGAGATCGGTCTGTTGACCAATGCCGGGGCCGTCGCCTTCACCGATGGCCGCACGGCGGTTGCCGATGCCTCGGTCATGATGAAAATCCTGAAATACGGCCGCATGTTCGATGCCCTGCTGGTCCAGCACCCCGAAGAACCAACGCTCTCGAAAGGCGTCATGAACGCGGGCGAACTGTCAACCCGGCTTGGGCTTTCAGGCAGCACCCCGCTTGCGGAGCTGCTGATGATCGAACGCGACATCCGGCTGGCCGAGGCCACCGGCGGACGCCTCCATTTCGCCCATGTGACGGCGGCTGGGTCTTTGGCTGCCGTGCGCGCCGCCAAGGCCCGCGGGATCCGGATCACCTGCGGCGTCACCCCGCCGCATTTCGCGCTCAATGAGCTGGTCGTCGGCGACTATCGCACCTTCGCCAAGATTTCCCCGCCCTTGCGCGCCGAAGACGACCGCCTCGCGGTGATCGAAGGCCTGAAGGACGGCACCATCGACGTCATCGCGAGCGGCCATGATCCGCAGGACGCCGAAAGCAAACGCCTGCCCTTCGCCCAAGCCGCCTTTGGCGCGGTCGGGCTTGAGACGTTGCTGCCGGTCTCCATGGAGCTTTATCACAACGGCTATCTCTCGCTCCTTGAGGTCATTGACCGGCTGACCCGACGTCCGGCGGAGTTGTTCAAACTGCCGGGCGGACGGCTTGCGGTGGGCGCGCCCGCCGACCTCGTGCTGTTCGATCCCGACCTCGCCATCCGCATCGACGCCGACCGCTTCCGCAGCAAATCAAAGAACACGCCCTTCGACGAGCAGCCAGCCCAGGGCAAGGTCATGCTGACCATGGTCGGCGGCCGCGTGGTCTATAGCGCTCAAGCTTGA
- the dprA gene encoding DNA-processing protein DprA — MDFGAQPSAPLDRNEKFARLRLIRSENVGPITFRQLIARCGSAIAALDHIPHMARRGGLSRQIRICSTDAAETEMQAARKLGARLLFWGEADYPSGLAAVDDSPPLIYVRGHPHLLQKPMLAIVGARNASTVGRKIAGDIARDLGQAGYVVVSGLARGIDGAAHAASLATGTAAVLAGGVDVVYPREHQTLYDQILESGVHVAELPPGIEPQARHFPRRNRIISGLSRGVLVVEANLQSGSLITARCAADQGREVFAIPGSPLDARALGPNRLIRDGALLTESAADILAALQSLDNRRIREPQGHGGISAPPAALPDSLLEEAHDIVTELLGPVPAGIDDLIRESGLLPAAVLTVLLDLELAGRAERHSGNRVSRLPD; from the coding sequence ATGGATTTCGGGGCGCAACCGTCGGCACCGCTCGACCGGAACGAAAAATTCGCACGGCTCCGACTGATCCGGAGCGAAAATGTCGGCCCCATCACCTTTCGCCAATTGATCGCCCGCTGCGGCAGCGCCATCGCCGCCCTCGATCACATCCCCCACATGGCCCGCCGTGGTGGCCTGAGCCGCCAGATCCGCATCTGCAGCACAGACGCCGCCGAAACCGAAATGCAGGCCGCCCGCAAGCTCGGGGCCAGGCTGTTGTTCTGGGGCGAGGCCGATTATCCCAGCGGGCTCGCCGCCGTGGACGACTCCCCACCACTTATTTATGTACGCGGCCACCCGCATCTGCTGCAAAAACCCATGCTGGCCATTGTCGGGGCGCGCAACGCCTCCACCGTCGGCCGCAAAATCGCCGGCGACATTGCCCGCGATCTTGGGCAGGCAGGCTATGTGGTGGTCTCCGGCCTCGCCCGCGGGATCGACGGCGCGGCCCATGCGGCAAGCCTTGCCACCGGCACCGCCGCCGTGCTCGCCGGTGGCGTCGATGTGGTCTATCCGCGCGAACATCAGACTTTATATGATCAGATCCTCGAGTCCGGCGTCCATGTGGCCGAACTGCCGCCCGGAATCGAACCCCAGGCGCGCCATTTTCCACGCCGCAACCGTATTATTTCAGGACTGAGCCGAGGGGTGCTGGTGGTCGAGGCCAATCTGCAATCGGGCTCGCTCATCACCGCCCGCTGCGCCGCCGATCAGGGGCGGGAGGTGTTCGCCATCCCGGGATCGCCCCTTGATGCCCGGGCGCTCGGGCCGAACCGGCTGATCCGCGACGGCGCGCTCCTGACCGAAAGCGCCGCCGATATTCTGGCCGCCCTGCAAAGCCTCGACAACCGCCGCATCCGCGAACCCCAGGGCCATGGCGGCATCTCAGCCCCACCAGCGGCCCTGCCCGACAGCCTGCTTGAGGAAGCGCACGACATCGTGACCGAGCTTCTTGGTCCCGTCCCGGCCGGGATCGATGACCTGATCCGTGAAAGCGGTCTGTTGCCAGCGGCCGTCCTCACTGTTTTACTGGACCTTGAACTTGCCGGACGGGCTGAACGTCATTCAGGCAACCGGGTGTCTCGCTTGCCGGATTGA